In one window of Leptospira sp. GIMC2001 DNA:
- a CDS encoding NAD-dependent epimerase/dehydratase family protein, translating to MNILITGGAGFIGSHLCDKLLSENHNVFCIDNLSLGKMENINHLIANSNFRFEKVEMLNDSEYEEIFKNNKFDIVFHLAANSDISISHSKPSIDLEKTFLTTYRTLDLMRKYNVNKLFFASTSAIYGETLIPITESYGPLVPKSHYGAGKLASEAFIYSFSENYNIQTWVTRFPNVVGGRATHGAIFDFIYKLTQNSEELLVLGDGTQEKPYLYVKDVVDAMYFILMNSSEQVNIYNIGVESKTTVREIAEMVIKASKSDAKIKYSGGNRGWIGDVPKFDYNIDKLSKLGWKSARTSNESVWQAVIDNI from the coding sequence ATGAATATTTTGATAACTGGTGGAGCGGGTTTTATCGGCAGTCATTTATGTGATAAATTATTATCTGAGAACCATAATGTTTTTTGCATTGATAATTTATCATTAGGAAAAATGGAAAATATCAACCATCTTATAGCAAATTCTAATTTTAGATTTGAAAAAGTTGAAATGTTAAATGATTCGGAATATGAAGAAATTTTTAAAAATAACAAATTTGATATAGTTTTCCACTTAGCTGCAAATTCTGATATTAGTATTAGCCATAGCAAACCAAGTATTGATTTAGAAAAAACCTTTTTAACAACCTATCGAACCTTGGATTTGATGAGAAAATACAATGTTAATAAATTATTTTTTGCATCTACTTCTGCTATCTATGGAGAAACGCTCATTCCAATCACTGAGTCCTATGGACCCTTAGTACCCAAATCACATTATGGTGCTGGAAAACTTGCAAGCGAGGCATTTATTTATAGTTTTTCAGAGAATTATAATATTCAAACATGGGTAACTCGATTTCCGAATGTTGTAGGCGGAAGAGCTACTCATGGTGCTATTTTTGATTTTATCTATAAATTGACCCAAAATTCTGAAGAGTTGTTAGTCTTAGGAGACGGGACTCAAGAAAAACCATATCTATATGTAAAAGACGTAGTAGATGCTATGTATTTTATTCTCATGAATTCCTCGGAACAAGTTAATATTTATAACATCGGAGTAGAATCTAAGACCACAGTAAGAGAGATTGCTGAGATGGTAATTAAGGCGTCTAAGTCCGATGCAAAAATTAAGTATTCAGGAGGAAATCGAGGATGGATTGGAGATGTACCTAAATTTGATTATAATATTGATAAGCTCTCTAAATTAGGCTGGAAAAGTGCCAGGACATCTAACGAATCCGTTTGGCAAGCTGTTATAGATAATATTTAA
- a CDS encoding glycosyltransferase family 2 protein — MKKKVKDLANISILLSTYNGERYLEKQLESLRLQTIPFQLFIRDDGSSDSTIKIIEQWKSKLPIHLEKGKNIGSCQSFNELLTKNNFQNSYMAFCDQDDEWLPDKLEVALNSIQKTEAEIGSEVPVLYHSNLSLIDSNSKTIQGNFWSRMALQPNLSHNLAGLLNQPIVTGCTLMINPSLYSKIGSIPPSAKMHDWWISLIACTYGVIISDYKSTINYRLHSSNVVGAAGFTWQRLIFKISNIRDYIKEWKKENLDRIEQAKAFLSVFGNELSLDSKEILENFIKITNLNYFQRKKTQFRYGFFQHGLRRKITSFLLF, encoded by the coding sequence TTGAAAAAAAAAGTTAAAGATCTTGCTAATATTTCTATTTTGCTTTCAACTTACAACGGTGAGCGATACTTAGAAAAGCAATTGGAGAGCCTTAGGTTGCAGACAATTCCTTTTCAGCTTTTCATTCGAGATGATGGATCATCTGATTCAACGATCAAAATAATTGAGCAATGGAAAAGCAAATTACCAATACATTTAGAAAAAGGAAAAAACATAGGTTCCTGTCAGAGTTTTAATGAGTTATTAACAAAGAACAATTTTCAGAATTCTTATATGGCATTTTGTGATCAAGATGATGAATGGCTTCCAGATAAGTTAGAAGTTGCTTTAAATTCTATTCAGAAAACAGAAGCGGAGATTGGTAGTGAAGTTCCGGTTCTCTATCATTCCAATCTTTCTTTAATTGATTCAAATAGTAAAACTATTCAAGGAAATTTTTGGAGCCGAATGGCTTTGCAGCCTAATTTGAGTCACAATTTGGCTGGTTTATTGAACCAACCGATTGTAACAGGTTGTACGTTAATGATCAATCCATCTTTATATTCTAAAATAGGTTCAATACCACCCAGTGCAAAAATGCACGACTGGTGGATTTCTCTTATCGCTTGCACTTACGGAGTCATCATTTCTGATTATAAATCTACAATCAATTATCGTTTGCATAGTTCAAACGTAGTAGGAGCAGCAGGTTTTACTTGGCAAAGATTAATATTCAAAATATCAAATATAAGAGATTACATTAAAGAATGGAAAAAAGAAAATCTAGATCGAATAGAACAGGCAAAAGCGTTTTTATCTGTATTTGGAAATGAATTGAGTTTAGATTCGAAGGAAATTTTAGAAAATTTTATTAAAATAACTAATTTAAATTATTTCCAAAGAAAAAAGACTCAATTTCGATATGGTTTTTTTCAGCATGGTTTGAGAAGAAAAATTACGTCCTTTTTATTGTTTTGA
- a CDS encoding GHMP family kinase ATP-binding protein, protein MIISRTPFRISFTGGGSDLKDYYEKFGGCVISTSIDKYIYLSIHPYFMENKYFLKYSNNELTNNAEDIKHNIIREVFLKYNINGVDFNSSADVPSGTGLGSSSCFTVGLINLCNAYTDKYMDKNSIADLACQIEIDVLKEPIGKQDQYGCAIGGLNFIEFDKDDSVIVEKISLRKDSYQKLEENLMMFYIGGTRSASDILEKQKKNTNDNQATINGLHKLVELTKLLRKELLSNNIDALGDILNTGWMYKRELSSNISNERIDHYYNLALKNGAIGGKLLGAGGSGFLLFYVPLEKQDKLRLALSEVQEFPFQFEKSGTSIIYYS, encoded by the coding sequence ATGATAATTAGCAGAACTCCTTTTAGAATTAGTTTTACGGGTGGAGGAAGTGATCTCAAGGACTACTATGAAAAGTTTGGTGGTTGTGTTATAAGCACATCGATTGATAAATATATTTATTTGTCAATACATCCATATTTTATGGAGAATAAATACTTTTTAAAATATTCAAATAATGAATTAACAAATAATGCTGAAGATATTAAACATAACATTATAAGAGAAGTATTCTTAAAGTATAATATTAACGGTGTAGATTTTAATTCAAGTGCGGATGTTCCTTCGGGAACAGGTCTTGGTTCTTCGTCTTGCTTTACAGTAGGTTTAATTAATTTATGTAATGCTTATACAGACAAATACATGGATAAAAACTCCATAGCTGACTTAGCGTGTCAAATTGAAATTGATGTTTTAAAAGAACCGATCGGAAAACAGGATCAATATGGTTGCGCAATTGGAGGGCTTAATTTTATAGAATTTGATAAAGATGATTCTGTAATTGTCGAGAAAATTTCACTCAGAAAAGATTCTTATCAGAAGCTTGAAGAGAATTTAATGATGTTTTATATTGGTGGAACTCGATCAGCAAGCGATATCTTAGAAAAACAAAAGAAAAATACTAACGATAATCAAGCTACAATTAATGGATTGCATAAGCTAGTTGAATTAACTAAACTGTTGCGAAAGGAACTTCTATCAAATAATATCGATGCTTTAGGAGATATTTTGAACACCGGTTGGATGTACAAAAGAGAACTTTCATCAAATATTTCGAATGAACGAATAGATCATTATTATAATCTTGCTTTAAAAAATGGAGCTATAGGAGGCAAACTTCTTGGAGCGGGTGGAAGTGGATTTCTTTTGTTCTATGTGCCTTTAGAGAAACAAGACAAACTTCGACTTGCACTTTCTGAAGTTCAGGAATTTCCTTTTCAGTTTGAGAAATCTGGAACTTCAATAATTTATTATTCATAA
- a CDS encoding glycosyltransferase family 4 protein, which produces MKILVFAVRLAAQGFGVDLVIKQLAAVWESIGYDVTVGCVISDIHSEKINMVIEEEKSVLELIERIQPNFIYIHTYPFWEYIPAIKKRFENITVIMHDHGDPTPELFSNKQIKEFIKKQYLIRRESAKYADRIITISEFIKADVGYKDSINIHHGVENVPDLGFKKSVSADKLKIGMLGRVGESENEYKGIKYFIEIAKSLDSNKFEFHFCGHGKLSDAKTLIDSGIQVRVNLSEEEKINYLRGLDIFISTSLWEGFNLPLLEAQALGTLSIVFDTGAHPEVSIFNFSNVFEIVHFIEEVEKNRELLLIYSNNCYTFVRSNFSWLKAALQILALNNNQKNIWSESINNLGKQRKLDVPYIKLLVKFIRDRGIIHFIVYGFKKVFRIKN; this is translated from the coding sequence ATGAAGATTCTAGTATTTGCAGTTCGTTTGGCTGCTCAAGGATTTGGAGTAGATTTAGTAATTAAACAGCTAGCTGCTGTATGGGAAAGTATCGGATATGATGTTACCGTCGGCTGTGTCATATCGGATATACATTCTGAAAAAATTAATATGGTTATCGAAGAAGAAAAATCTGTTTTAGAATTAATAGAGCGAATTCAACCTAATTTTATTTATATTCATACTTATCCTTTTTGGGAATATATCCCAGCGATTAAGAAGAGGTTCGAGAACATTACCGTGATTATGCATGATCATGGAGATCCGACTCCTGAGCTATTTAGCAATAAACAAATAAAAGAATTTATAAAGAAGCAATATTTAATTCGAAGAGAGAGTGCTAAATATGCTGATCGAATCATAACAATATCTGAATTTATAAAAGCAGATGTAGGGTATAAAGATTCTATAAATATACATCATGGTGTTGAAAATGTTCCTGACCTTGGTTTTAAAAAATCAGTGTCGGCTGATAAGTTAAAAATTGGAATGCTTGGTCGCGTCGGTGAGAGTGAGAATGAATACAAAGGTATTAAATACTTTATTGAGATCGCGAAATCATTGGATTCTAATAAATTTGAATTTCATTTTTGTGGTCATGGTAAGCTATCAGATGCTAAAACTCTAATCGATTCCGGTATTCAAGTAAGGGTAAATCTCAGTGAAGAAGAGAAAATAAATTATTTGAGAGGTCTAGATATTTTTATTTCAACTTCATTATGGGAAGGTTTTAACCTACCTTTGCTTGAAGCTCAAGCCTTAGGAACTTTAAGTATAGTGTTCGATACAGGAGCTCATCCTGAAGTCAGTATTTTTAATTTTTCTAATGTTTTTGAAATTGTACATTTTATTGAAGAAGTTGAAAAAAATCGCGAATTACTCTTGATCTACTCTAATAATTGTTATACCTTCGTAAGGTCTAATTTTTCTTGGTTAAAAGCTGCATTGCAAATTTTAGCCTTAAATAATAATCAAAAGAATATATGGTCAGAATCTATAAATAACTTAGGTAAGCAAAGGAAATTGGATGTGCCATATATTAAACTTTTAGTAAAATTTATTCGCGATCGAGGAATTATTCATTTTATAGTTTATGGGTTTAAAAAAGTCTTCAGAATTAAGAATTAG
- a CDS encoding SIS domain-containing protein, protein MKDLLSEAKKFSVEFQKENQSAIANLDLNIISEVAILLFQAKERGSNIFFFGNGGSHSIATHFACDFGKGTKITGKKNQKFYKVFGLDNAAWLTAQANDGKEPFTNGDYPGIYNHGYDGIFVGQMENFIQEGDVAFGISSSGNSQNILNALEFAKIKKAHTVAMVGFDGGKAAKIADHVILVKCEKGKYGLVEGVHEVIHHLLYEFAIQLEKNI, encoded by the coding sequence ATGAAAGATCTTTTATCGGAAGCTAAAAAATTCTCAGTTGAATTTCAAAAAGAAAATCAATCTGCAATAGCAAATTTAGATTTAAATATCATTTCGGAGGTTGCAATATTATTATTTCAAGCCAAAGAACGAGGTTCCAATATATTCTTTTTTGGAAATGGCGGAAGCCATAGTATCGCAACACATTTTGCTTGCGATTTTGGAAAGGGGACAAAAATAACCGGGAAAAAGAATCAAAAATTTTATAAGGTTTTTGGATTGGATAATGCAGCTTGGCTTACTGCTCAAGCCAATGATGGAAAAGAACCTTTCACCAATGGTGATTACCCAGGAATATACAATCATGGATATGATGGAATATTTGTTGGTCAGATGGAGAACTTCATTCAAGAAGGTGATGTTGCCTTTGGAATATCAAGTTCTGGAAATAGTCAAAATATTTTAAACGCTTTAGAATTTGCAAAAATTAAAAAAGCTCATACTGTAGCAATGGTAGGTTTTGATGGCGGTAAAGCAGCAAAAATTGCTGATCATGTTATTTTGGTAAAATGTGAAAAAGGCAAATATGGATTGGTCGAAGGTGTGCATGAAGTAATCCATCACCTATTATATGAATTTGCGATCCAATTAGAGAAAAATATCTAA
- a CDS encoding NAD-dependent epimerase/dehydratase family protein, giving the protein MSQKIAIITGAHGLLGSILKKEFEKNGYIVYSLVRDPKSDHDLYFSLQEQFDWTQISAKVDILIHAAYDFYPTEKSDVIEINGYNSISFLQSAREFGIQNILYISSMAAYNGTKSLYGNCKILVEDHVISINGIIVRPGLIWGKELKGIFGALKNLILKVPLIPLIGYGDQVLYLAHEQDLASAINEISNKFQNFNSKVIILASDEPIEFKEVLKRIAKSVGKWIFLIPIPWWVFYSLLRILEIIKIKPPFKSDSLISLINQDKNPDFSYLSKLETKFRKFI; this is encoded by the coding sequence ATGTCTCAAAAAATTGCGATTATTACTGGAGCGCATGGATTGCTTGGATCTATATTAAAAAAGGAATTTGAGAAAAATGGATATATCGTTTATTCACTAGTTCGGGATCCAAAAAGTGATCATGATTTATATTTTTCGTTGCAAGAGCAGTTTGATTGGACACAAATATCAGCAAAAGTTGATATTTTAATACATGCAGCTTATGATTTTTATCCAACAGAAAAAAGCGATGTTATCGAGATTAATGGATATAATTCAATTTCATTTTTGCAATCTGCTAGAGAATTTGGAATACAAAATATATTATATATATCTTCGATGGCTGCTTATAATGGAACAAAATCGCTTTATGGAAATTGTAAAATTTTAGTCGAAGATCATGTCATATCTATAAATGGAATTATTGTTCGTCCTGGCCTAATCTGGGGTAAGGAATTGAAAGGAATATTTGGAGCTTTAAAAAATCTTATTTTGAAAGTTCCTTTAATTCCCTTAATCGGTTATGGTGATCAGGTTCTATACTTGGCTCATGAACAAGATTTGGCGTCGGCAATAAATGAAATTTCGAATAAATTTCAGAATTTTAATTCAAAGGTAATAATTCTTGCATCTGATGAGCCAATAGAATTCAAAGAAGTCTTAAAAAGAATTGCGAAATCAGTAGGTAAATGGATATTTTTAATTCCAATACCATGGTGGGTGTTTTATTCCTTACTAAGAATATTAGAAATTATTAAAATAAAACCTCCCTTTAAGTCCGATAGTTTAATCAGTTTGATTAATCAGGATAAGAATCCTGATTTTAGTTATTTGAGTAAGCTTGAGACTAAATTCAGAAAATTTATTTAA
- a CDS encoding GMC oxidoreductase: MVHYKNLVIGSGPSAYGAVLGLIARDEKVIVFDIGIDFEKSLFEFKESVKNEIRNKGTVSENTLEQFRSSSNASSSGVPIKRFFTSDYAYREHNNSINVKKLNVQATPSYAKGGFSAVWGSSIMPFSAKELETWSIDIEQLNFAYKQIIKNLPVSIENDDLAIEFPLFRDDFSNLEISKQANSLYNRLIRNKLFLNKKGITFGKSRLAVKANDCTYCGLCLYGCPEDLIFNSWNAINRLAKDEKIEYKSNSEIVKFKEFDNHVVVTIKDLVSGNIFEVSTERVYLAAGAISTAKIILESRENYNEEIQIKDSQYFIVPFISFFGSKGIFKEKFHSMSQFYLEVKDENISNFNMHLQFYGYNDLLYTAVKNIFGFLFFLVKPFLPFIFSRIFIIQGYIHSNESQSFSLELNEKMGEKSLILRKNKNISSYILIKKLMKKLFLLSRKLGGIVFFPALKISEPGFGNHYGSSFPMEKQPNLNQSDLYGRPFGFKRVHIVDSSVLPSISANTITLTVMANAYRISNRTKDLI; encoded by the coding sequence ATGGTTCATTATAAAAATTTAGTAATTGGGTCTGGACCCTCTGCTTATGGAGCTGTACTTGGACTAATTGCACGAGATGAAAAAGTCATAGTTTTTGATATTGGAATCGATTTCGAAAAATCGTTGTTCGAATTTAAAGAATCTGTTAAAAATGAAATCCGTAATAAAGGTACTGTTTCCGAAAATACATTAGAGCAATTTCGATCATCTTCTAATGCTTCAAGTTCAGGGGTACCTATTAAAAGATTTTTTACATCAGATTACGCTTATCGTGAACACAACAATTCAATTAATGTTAAGAAATTGAATGTACAGGCTACTCCTAGTTATGCTAAAGGAGGATTTAGTGCTGTATGGGGAAGTTCTATAATGCCTTTCTCAGCGAAAGAGTTAGAAACCTGGTCAATTGATATAGAGCAACTGAATTTTGCATATAAACAAATTATAAAAAATCTACCCGTAAGTATCGAAAATGATGATCTAGCAATTGAATTTCCATTGTTTAGAGATGATTTTTCTAACTTAGAAATATCAAAGCAAGCGAATAGTTTATATAATAGATTAATAAGAAATAAACTATTTCTTAATAAAAAAGGTATTACATTTGGCAAATCTAGATTAGCTGTCAAAGCGAATGACTGCACATACTGCGGTCTTTGTTTATATGGTTGTCCTGAAGATTTAATTTTTAATTCTTGGAATGCGATAAATAGACTAGCAAAGGATGAAAAAATTGAATATAAATCTAATTCTGAAATAGTTAAATTTAAGGAATTTGATAATCATGTAGTAGTGACCATCAAGGACTTGGTTTCAGGTAATATTTTTGAAGTAAGCACAGAAAGAGTCTACCTAGCTGCTGGAGCAATTTCAACTGCAAAAATTATTCTCGAATCAAGAGAAAATTACAATGAAGAAATTCAAATTAAAGATAGTCAGTATTTTATAGTTCCATTCATATCTTTTTTTGGATCTAAAGGAATATTTAAAGAAAAATTTCATTCGATGTCTCAATTTTATTTAGAAGTTAAGGATGAAAATATTTCAAATTTCAATATGCATTTGCAATTTTATGGATACAATGATTTACTTTATACTGCAGTGAAAAATATTTTTGGATTTTTATTTTTTTTAGTTAAACCATTTCTTCCATTCATATTTAGTAGAATATTCATAATACAAGGCTATATTCATTCGAATGAATCTCAAAGTTTTTCGTTAGAATTAAATGAAAAAATGGGAGAAAAATCTTTAATTTTAAGAAAAAATAAAAATATATCATCTTATATTTTAATTAAAAAGCTTATGAAGAAATTATTTTTGCTTTCTCGAAAACTTGGAGGAATAGTTTTTTTTCCCGCGTTAAAAATTAGTGAACCAGGTTTTGGTAATCACTACGGCTCATCATTTCCAATGGAAAAGCAGCCGAACTTAAATCAATCTGATCTTTATGGAAGACCATTTGGTTTTAAAAGAGTTCATATCGTGGATTCATCGGTTCTGCCTTCAATATCTGCGAATACAATTACATTAACAGTTATGGCTAATGCATACCGGATTTCAAATAGAACCAAGGATTTAATATAA
- a CDS encoding glycosyltransferase family 2 protein, whose protein sequence is MKISIITPTFNEEKHIEKCINSIAVQTFKDYEHLIIDNKSTDNTANIVKSYQKRNNRIKFISKADKGIYDAMNYGLKLAKGDWVYFLGADDRLLSKSIFSKIFLSDLINNFDFLYGDVQWGDSGRFYDGKFTESKLFQRNICHQAIFVKRNILLKLGSFDTSYKVLADWIVNFKCFADDKIRKNYIGMPIAYYSLNGLSSNSDDEQFLADRNEIFKKYLSTELIELLDKNKDLENKLEEMRTSASFRIGSYLLNPYKILTFLYFFGYKKHTKKYKLESKN, encoded by the coding sequence ATGAAAATTTCAATAATTACTCCAACATTTAATGAAGAAAAACATATTGAGAAATGTATTAATAGCATCGCAGTTCAAACATTCAAAGATTATGAACATTTAATTATCGATAACAAATCTACTGATAATACTGCAAATATTGTTAAAAGTTATCAAAAACGAAATAATCGAATTAAATTTATTTCTAAAGCAGATAAAGGTATTTATGATGCTATGAATTATGGTTTAAAACTAGCTAAAGGAGATTGGGTTTATTTTTTAGGTGCAGACGATCGCTTATTAAGCAAAAGTATATTTTCAAAAATATTTTTATCAGATCTCATAAACAATTTTGACTTTCTCTATGGTGATGTTCAGTGGGGTGATTCAGGAAGGTTCTATGATGGTAAATTTACTGAATCTAAATTATTTCAAAGGAATATCTGTCATCAAGCTATTTTCGTAAAAAGAAATATTTTATTAAAATTAGGTTCTTTTGATACTTCATACAAGGTTTTGGCAGATTGGATTGTAAATTTTAAATGCTTTGCTGATGATAAAATTCGCAAAAATTATATCGGAATGCCAATAGCTTACTATTCGTTGAACGGTCTTTCTTCTAATTCAGATGATGAACAGTTTTTGGCAGATAGAAATGAAATTTTTAAAAAGTATTTATCAACAGAATTAATTGAACTCTTAGATAAGAATAAAGATTTAGAAAACAAATTGGAAGAAATGAGAACTTCTGCTTCATTTCGAATAGGAAGTTATTTATTAAATCCTTATAAAATATTAACTTTTTTATATTTTTTCGGCTATAAGAAACACACAAAAAAATATAAACTGGAATCCAAAAATTAA
- a CDS encoding HAD-IIIA family hydrolase: protein MKLVILAGGKGTRLGLTDIPKPMVEINGKPLLEIQIELAKRYGISEIYLLTGFMAEKIFSYFGDGSKFGVKITYFHEPYPLGTAGSLKLIEHTLEENERFLVFYGDLFINIDIEKFIDFDRNNQESAGTLFVHPNSHPLDSDLVECDINGKISVFHTKPHQIDFKFQNLANAAVYILSKKIINYIDWNINQDIARDIFPKLLQNNLTLYAYNSPEYLKDIGVPNRLNKVQNDVIKGKPERLNLSNRRKAVFIDRDGVLNRNIDPPIPGKMEVFSGVSNALELLNQSEFLSIVVTNQPAIAKGFITFEDLLDQHKILETEMAKSNSFFDAIYFCPHHPDSGFEGEVQELKIVCECRKPKPGMLLDAQKKFNIDFSKSWIIGDSVTDIQAGKSVGCFAIQIGDQKYEEADFLVKNFQEAVSIILDKVEE from the coding sequence ATGAAATTAGTAATTCTTGCTGGTGGAAAAGGAACTAGGCTAGGTTTAACAGATATCCCTAAGCCAATGGTTGAAATTAATGGAAAACCTCTATTAGAGATTCAAATTGAATTAGCTAAGCGATATGGAATTTCTGAAATATATTTACTGACCGGTTTTATGGCGGAAAAAATATTTTCTTACTTTGGAGATGGTAGTAAATTTGGAGTAAAAATAACTTATTTCCATGAACCATATCCTTTAGGAACTGCTGGAAGTTTAAAATTAATTGAGCACACTTTAGAAGAAAATGAACGATTCTTAGTTTTCTATGGTGATTTATTTATCAATATTGATATAGAGAAATTTATAGATTTTGACAGAAATAATCAAGAATCTGCCGGTACTTTGTTTGTTCATCCGAATAGCCATCCATTGGACAGCGATTTAGTAGAATGTGATATAAACGGAAAAATTTCTGTATTTCATACAAAACCTCATCAAATAGATTTTAAATTTCAAAATCTTGCTAATGCTGCAGTTTATATACTATCTAAGAAAATTATTAATTATATAGATTGGAATATAAATCAAGATATAGCTAGAGATATTTTTCCGAAGCTTCTTCAAAATAATTTGACACTATATGCTTACAATAGCCCGGAATATCTCAAAGATATTGGAGTTCCTAATCGATTGAATAAAGTCCAAAATGATGTAATTAAGGGGAAACCCGAACGGTTAAATCTATCTAATAGACGAAAAGCTGTGTTCATTGATCGTGATGGCGTTCTAAATAGAAATATTGATCCTCCGATTCCTGGAAAAATGGAAGTTTTTTCAGGTGTTTCGAATGCTTTGGAATTATTGAATCAATCTGAATTTTTGAGTATTGTCGTCACGAACCAGCCAGCAATAGCAAAGGGTTTTATAACTTTCGAAGATCTATTAGACCAACATAAAATTCTAGAAACTGAAATGGCAAAATCAAATTCATTTTTTGATGCTATTTATTTTTGCCCTCATCATCCCGATTCGGGATTTGAAGGTGAGGTTCAAGAACTAAAGATTGTTTGTGAATGTCGAAAACCAAAACCAGGTATGTTATTGGATGCACAAAAGAAATTTAATATTGATTTTAGCAAGTCTTGGATTATAGGAGATTCTGTTACTGATATACAAGCAGGTAAATCTGTAGGATGTTTTGCGATTCAAATTGGCGATCAAAAATATGAAGAGGCTGATTTTTTAGTTAAAAATTTTCAAGAAGCTGTCTCTATTATATTAGATAAGGTTGAAGAATGA
- a CDS encoding glycosyltransferase, with protein sequence MKNIYDISNLDRVKEIENDRNLEYSSKIIGLSIVILNLDKPNFIIPLLECLDRQNAIFNDKHISFEVIIGDTGSSNTQVLEYYDKLKENFIVVRNLKYHFSKNNNYLAYNYAKYDTILFLNNDTLLEKSDSLFNIYNSLNIDKKLGIAGPVLLFENKRIQHAGIDFYYDERMDGFFPYHKNGNEKIESIKHYKELTPFAAVTGAFLMIKWSLFEKVQGFDEFYNKEGQDIDLCMKIKRLGYKIILTNFGTIYHFENGTRVKGEEDSSDRKRLVRKWNNFIKYGLTI encoded by the coding sequence ATGAAAAATATTTATGATATTAGCAATTTAGATCGCGTTAAAGAAATCGAAAATGATCGGAATCTAGAGTATTCAAGTAAAATTATCGGATTATCCATTGTAATTCTTAATTTGGATAAACCGAATTTTATTATTCCTTTATTAGAATGTTTGGATAGACAGAATGCTATATTTAATGATAAACATATTTCTTTTGAAGTAATTATAGGTGACACTGGTTCTTCTAATACACAAGTATTGGAGTACTATGATAAATTAAAGGAAAATTTTATCGTAGTTAGGAATCTTAAATATCATTTTTCTAAAAACAATAACTATCTTGCTTATAATTATGCAAAGTATGATACTATACTATTTTTAAATAATGATACTTTATTGGAAAAATCAGATTCCTTATTCAATATATATAATTCTCTGAACATTGATAAAAAATTAGGAATAGCAGGTCCAGTATTATTATTTGAAAATAAGCGAATACAACATGCTGGAATTGATTTTTACTATGATGAGAGAATGGATGGATTTTTTCCTTATCATAAAAATGGAAATGAAAAGATAGAATCTATAAAACATTATAAAGAATTAACTCCGTTTGCTGCAGTAACTGGAGCATTTCTTATGATCAAATGGTCTTTATTTGAAAAAGTGCAGGGATTTGATGAGTTTTACAATAAAGAAGGACAAGACATTGATCTTTGTATGAAAATAAAAAGGTTAGGTTATAAAATTATATTAACAAATTTTGGAACAATTTATCATTTTGAGAATGGTACTCGTGTGAAGGGTGAAGAAGATTCCAGTGATCGGAAGAGATTGGTAAGAAAGTGGAATAATTTCATTAAGTACGGTTTAACCATATGA